Proteins encoded within one genomic window of Brassica rapa cultivar Chiifu-401-42 chromosome A09, CAAS_Brap_v3.01, whole genome shotgun sequence:
- the LOC103838040 gene encoding vacuolar-processing enzyme beta-isozyme, translating to MAKFYCLRPALLLLLLLLVVRTQSRRRFEPKILMPSEEAKSNEQEKTMIGTRWAVLIAGSSGYGNYRHQADVCHAYQILRKGGLKEENIVVMMYDDIANHPLNPRPGTLINHPDGEDVYAGVPKDYTGHNVTAANFYAVLLGDKEAVTGGSGKVIASKANDHIFVYYSDHGGPGVLGMPNKPYLYATDFIETLKKKHAAETYKEMVIYVEACESGSIFEGIMPKDLNIYVTTASNAQESSYGTYCPGMNPSPPSEYITCLGDLYSVAWMEDSETHNLKKETVKQQYQTVKMRTSNYNTYSEGSHVMEYGNSSIKSEKLYLYQGFDPATVNYPANELPVKSPVGVVNQRDADLIFLWQMYRRSEDGPRKDEIMKELTETTRHRKHLDTSVELISTVLFGPTTNVLKSVREPGLPLVDDWECLKSVVRVFEMHCGSLTQYGMKHMRAFANICNNGVSKELMKEASAAACGGYEARFTSHPSVVGYSA from the exons ATGGCTAAGTTCTATTGTCTCAGAccagctcttcttcttcttctgttacTTCTAGTGGTTCGTACCCAGTCACGCCGTCGGTTCGAGCCAAAAATTCTCATGCCGTCAGAGGAAGCTAAATCGAATGAGCAAGAAAAGACCATGATCGGTACTAGATGGGCGGTTCTTATCGCTGGTTCTTCCGGTTACGGAAACTACAGGCACCAG GCTGACGTTTGTCACGCATATCAAATACTAAGAAAAGGAGGTTTAAAAGAAGAGAACATAGTCGTCATGATGTATGATGATATCGCCAACCATCCACTTAATCCTCGTCCAGGTACTCTAATCAACCATCCTGATGGCGAAGATGTTTACGCCGGAGTCCCGAAG GACTATACCGGTCATAACGTTACGGCCGCTAACTTCTACGCGGTACTTCTAGGCGACAAGGAGGCTGTTACAGGTGGAAGCGGTAAGGTCATCGCTAGCAAGGCCAACGACCACATTTTTGTATATTACTCTGATCATGGTGGTCCGGGAGTTCTTG GGATGCCAAACAAGCCTTACCTTTATGCTACTGATTTTATTGAAACACTTAAGAAGAAGCATGCTGCCGAAACATACAAAGAGATG GTTATATACGTAGAAGCATGTGAAAGCGGGAGCATATTCGAGGGGATAATGCCAAAGGACTTGAACATTTACGTAACAACGGCTTCAAATGCACAAGAGAGTAGTTATGGAACATATTGTCCCGGCATGAATCCGTCTCCCCCATCCGAATATATCACTTGCTTAGGAGATTTATATAGTGTTGCTTGGATGGAAGACAG TGAGACACACAACTTAAAGAAAGAGACTGTAAAGCAACAATACCAAACG GTGAAGATGCGGACGTCAAACTATAATACATATTCCGAAGGCTCCCATGTGATGGAATACGGTAACAGCAGTATTAAGTCGGAGAAGCTTTATCTATACCAAGGGTTCGATCCAGCCACTGTTAATTACCCTGCTAATGAATTACCGGTCAAGTCACCCGTGGGAGTTGTTAACCAACGCGACGCAGACCTTATTTTCCTTTGGCAAATG TACCGAAGATCGGAAGATGGGCCAAGGAAGGATGAGATAATGAAGGAATTAACCGAGACAACAAGGCACAGAAAACATCTAGACACAAGTGTGGAATTGATAAGCACGGTTCTGTTTGGTCCCACGACAAATGTTCTCAAGTCAGTTAGAGAACCAGGTTTGCCGTTGGTCGACGATTGGGAATGTCTTAAATCAGTG GTACGCGTATTTGAAATGCATTGTGGATCACTAACGCAGTACGGGATGAAACATATGAGAGCGTTTGCAAACATTTGTAACAACGGTGTCTCGAAGGAGCTGATGAAGGAAGCTTCGGCTGCGGCATGCGGTGGTTATGAGGCTCGCTTCACGTCGCACCCGTCTGTTGTGGGCTATAGTGCATGA
- the LOC103838039 gene encoding pentatricopeptide repeat-containing protein At1g62680, mitochondrial: MKKSIAMTAKRLLHRNLLESPKPRAASPPHCGCWTRAFSSAIALRERLSRNRLRDISLDDAIDLFDDMVESRPFPSIIDFNRLLNAVAKLKKHDAVVSLGRKMETLGIRNDLYTFNILINCLCSCFQLSLALSLLGKMLKLGFEPDRVTLGSLVNGFCRKDRVNEAVYFVCKMVELGYRVDIVAYNTIIDSLCKSKRADEALSFFKGVERRGVRPNVVTYTSLVKGLCNSGRWRDAARLLSEMIKRKISPNVVTYSALVDAFVKNGKVLEAKELYEEMMRMCIDPDVVTYSSLINGLCVQGRIDEASEMFDLMVRRGCFPDVVSYNTLINGFCKSKRVEDGMRLFREMSQRGLVSSTVTYNTLIQGFFQAGDVDMAQEFFSQMDSFGLSPDIWTYNILLGGLCDNGELEKALVIFGDMQRREMDLDIITYTTIIRGMCEAGKVEDAWGLFCSLSLKGVKPDVVAYTTMMSGLCRKGLHCEIDALYTKMKGDGLMLNDGTLCIRDGDITVSAELIKEMLSRGNAPFWGCKKAVSLL; encoded by the coding sequence ATGAAGAAGTCGATTGCGATGACGGCGAAGAGATTGCTTCATCGGAACCTTCTCGAAAGCCCTAAACCCAGAGCAGCATCTCCTCCGCATTGCGGCTGCTGGACACGAGCTTTCTCCAGCGCGATTGCTCTCCGCGAGAGGCTGAGCCGAAACCGTCTCCGCGACATCAGCCTAGACGACGCAATCGATTTGTTCGACGACATGGTCGAATCTCGCCCCTTCCCTTCGATCATCGATTTCAACAGATTGTTAAACGCCGTCGCCAAGCTGAAGAAGCACGACGCCGTCGTCTCTTTAGGGAGAAAGATGGAGACTTTAGGGATTCGAAATGATCTCTACACGTTTAATATATTGATTAATTGCTTATGTAGCTGCTTTCAGCTCTCTCTTGCTTTGTCTCTTCTTGGGAAGATGTTGAAGCTTGGGTTTGAGCCTGATAGAGTCACGCTTGGCTCTCTTGTTAATGGGTTTTGTCGCAAGGATAGGGTTAATGAAGCTGTTTATTTCGTTTGTAAGATGGTTGAGTTAGGGTATAGAGTTGACATTGTTGCTTACAACACGATTATTGATAGTTTGTGCAAGAGTAAACGAGCTGATGAAGCTCTTAGTTTCTTCAAGGGAGTTGAAAGGAGAGGTGTGAGACCTAATGTTGTTACCTATACTTCTCTGGTAAAGGGTCTTTGTAATTCGGGTAGGTGGAGGGATGCGGCTCGGCTGTTGAGTGAGATGATCAAGAGGAAGATCAGTCCTAATGTGGTTACTTACAGCGCGTTGGTGGATGCGTTTGTGAAGAACGGGAAGGTTTTAGAGGCTAAAGAGCTTTATGAAGAGATGATGAGGATGTGTATAGATCCTGATGTTGTTACTTACAGCTCGTTGATCAATGGGCTTTGTGTGCAAGGTAGAATAGATGAGGCAAGTGAGATGTTTGATTTGATGGTAAGAAGAGGTTGTTTCCCTGATGTAGTGAGTTACAACACTCTTATTAATGGGTTTTGTAAGTCGAAGAGAGTAGAGGATGGGATGAGACTCTTCCGCGAGATGTCTCAAAGAGGATTAGTTAGCAGTACAGTCACTTACAACACTCTTATCCAAGGGTTTTTTCAAGCAGGGGATGTTGATATGGCTCAGGAATTTTTTAGTCAGATGGATTCTTTTGGTCTCTCTCCCGATATTTGGACGTACAACATTTTGTTAGGTGGTCTATGTGACAACGGGGAGCTAGAGAAAGCATTGGTGATATTTGGAGATATGCAAAGGAGAGAAATGGATCTTGATATTATCACATATACGACAATTATCCGAGGGATGTGCGAGGCTGGTAAGGTTGAAGACGCTTGGGGTTTATTCTGTAGCCTAAGCCTCAAAGGAGTGAAGCCTGATGTTGTAGCGTACACTACAATGATGTCAGGCTTGTGTAGGAAAGGCCTACACTGTGAAATAGATGCATTGTATACAAAGATGAAAGGAGATGGGCTTATGCTGAATGACGGCACACTATGTATTAGAGATGGTGACATAACTGTATCAGCCGAGCTTATTAAAGAAATGTTGAGCCGTGGCAATGCACCATTCTGGGGATGCAAAAAAGCTGTTTCTCTCTTGTAA